Proteins co-encoded in one Methanosarcinales archaeon Met12 genomic window:
- the deoC gene encoding deoxyribose-phosphate aldolase, giving the protein MSISKEKLAGMIDHTLLKPDATVEDIKRLCAEAKKYHFASVCVNPAYVKLAADMLKGTGIKVCTVIGFPLGATAPSVKAFETKNAIVNGAEEMDMVMNIGALKSGDYEAVKQDINTVVDAAGDAIVKVIIETGLLTDEEKIKACQLARESGADFVKTSTGFGFRGATVRDVKLMRRVVGEDMGIKASGGIRTYEDAVALVKAGATRIGTSTGVAIVSGENYVGRKFETVFVGKSVSHREKRNIIEVGRKLKSMHLTESSSGNLSVKVDDGILITAGEASLGDLKEEDIVLLKAYDSERNIANVIGSKEPSSETPLHYLIYRQFGCSAIIHVHDDSLLARRKELGLPLAAYAPYGTLELAQNALIALQNGNLIAMEKHGILSIGKNLEEALSKLMHHPNAIKTVARKNATTVDIMNRTNSNGF; this is encoded by the coding sequence ATGAGCATCTCAAAAGAGAAACTAGCAGGGATGATCGATCATACCCTTTTAAAGCCTGATGCAACAGTTGAAGATATCAAAAGACTTTGCGCCGAGGCGAAAAAATATCATTTCGCATCCGTCTGCGTCAATCCAGCCTATGTTAAGTTGGCGGCGGACATGCTAAAAGGAACTGGTATCAAGGTATGCACAGTGATAGGCTTCCCGCTGGGCGCAACCGCCCCAAGTGTCAAGGCGTTTGAGACGAAAAACGCGATTGTGAATGGGGCAGAAGAGATGGACATGGTGATGAACATCGGCGCATTGAAATCTGGTGATTATGAAGCAGTGAAACAAGATATAAATACGGTTGTGGATGCCGCAGGAGATGCGATAGTAAAAGTCATCATCGAAACAGGACTTTTGACGGACGAGGAGAAAATAAAGGCCTGCCAGCTTGCCAGAGAATCTGGTGCTGATTTCGTGAAGACCTCCACAGGCTTTGGTTTTAGGGGGGCAACCGTTCGCGATGTTAAATTAATGCGAAGGGTCGTAGGTGAGGATATGGGAATAAAGGCATCGGGCGGGATCCGCACATATGAAGATGCGGTCGCACTTGTCAAGGCAGGGGCCACAAGGATTGGGACGAGCACAGGAGTTGCAATCGTCTCTGGTGAGAACTATGTGGGGCGCAAATTCGAGACCGTTTTCGTTGGAAAGAGCGTGTCGCATCGGGAAAAACGTAATATCATTGAGGTTGGCAGAAAACTAAAGTCAATGCATCTGACAGAGAGTTCCTCTGGTAACCTGAGCGTGAAGGTCGATGATGGTATTTTGATAACCGCCGGGGAAGCGTCCTTGGGCGACCTAAAAGAAGAGGACATAGTCCTACTCAAGGCATACGATTCTGAAAGGAACATCGCCAATGTCATCGGTTCTAAGGAGCCGAGCTCAGAGACGCCATTGCACTATCTGATTTATCGACAGTTCGGATGCAGCGCCATCATACACGTACATGACGATTCACTGTTGGCGCGTCGGAAAGAATTGGGTCTTCCGCTGGCTGCATATGCGCCATATGGCACCCTGGAGCTGGCTCAGAACGCTCTGATCGCCCTCCAAAATGGCAATCTCATAGCGATGGAAAAACATGGCATACTATCAATCGGAAAGAATTTAGAAGAGGCGTTGTCAAAACTAATGCATCATCCAAATGCTATTAAGACTGTAGCGAGGAAGAACGCCACAACAGTAGATATTATGAACAGAACGAACAGCAATGGCTTTTGA
- a CDS encoding DUF5615 family PIN-like protein encodes MSNDKLKILVDEMDDGMDDKLRKIGYDAFSVKKLRSEGKKLHTDYSIINYARENSMILVTRDTENGMACKENNLPYILLDNDEIFKIVVEKLKQF; translated from the coding sequence ATGTCTAATGATAAATTGAAAATTCTTGTTGATGAAATGGATGATGGCATGGATGATAAACTTAGAAAAATAGGGTATGATGCCTTTAGTGTTAAAAAACTGAGGTCAGAAGGAAAAAAACTACACACCGATTACTCCATAATCAATTATGCTCGTGAAAATAGCATGATTTTAGTTACAAGGGATACAGAAAACGGAATGGCGTGTAAAGAAAATAATCTACCATACATCCTTCTTGATAATGATGAGATTTTCAAAATAGTTGTTGAAAAATTAAAACAGTTTTGA
- a CDS encoding class I SAM-dependent methyltransferase family protein, which translates to MISPCVKVIKSSGESVRKMLIELGAVDRTLKIKADERFLYIPVQNQELVPSTMEITTGDFKKMKKPRTLEEILGFAPAFDVIGDIAILDTEASRNAEEIARAILAVHKNVRTVLSAVTPVTGEFRVRKFRVIAGESRTNTTYKEHGCRYLVDLQRAYFNPRLSTERARIAEQIRHDETAIDMFAGVGSFSILIAKRAKQVIAIDINPDAIKFLRENVHLNSVTNVEAIQGDVRDVAACLKGRADRIIMNLPHSAHEYLNEALIMLKHGGTIHYYDIGHEDELFDGAIEAIRNAAALHRRNIEILNRKKVKSYAPRQYYICVDVRVS; encoded by the coding sequence GTGATATCTCCTTGTGTCAAGGTCATAAAATCAAGTGGCGAATCGGTTCGCAAAATGTTGATCGAACTTGGAGCTGTAGACCGGACTCTTAAAATCAAAGCAGATGAGCGGTTTTTGTATATACCAGTGCAAAACCAAGAGCTTGTCCCTTCCACCATGGAAATCACGACTGGAGATTTCAAAAAGATGAAAAAACCCAGGACGCTCGAGGAGATTTTGGGGTTTGCGCCTGCTTTTGATGTCATCGGTGATATCGCAATACTCGATACTGAAGCGAGTCGAAACGCAGAGGAGATTGCCAGGGCGATCCTCGCCGTGCACAAGAACGTGAGGACGGTTTTAAGCGCGGTCACGCCAGTAACAGGCGAATTTCGAGTCCGCAAATTTCGAGTAATCGCAGGTGAATCCAGGACCAATACCACCTACAAAGAGCATGGTTGCCGATATTTAGTGGACCTCCAGCGCGCATATTTTAATCCGCGACTCTCCACGGAGCGGGCACGTATTGCCGAACAGATACGCCACGATGAAACGGCCATAGATATGTTTGCCGGAGTCGGTTCCTTCTCGATTTTAATCGCCAAGCGCGCGAAACAGGTAATCGCCATCGACATCAATCCGGATGCGATCAAGTTTTTGCGAGAGAACGTACATCTCAATTCAGTGACGAATGTCGAGGCAATACAAGGAGATGTACGCGATGTGGCTGCATGCTTGAAAGGGCGCGCAGATCGTATCATCATGAACCTGCCACATAGCGCACACGAATACCTGAATGAAGCACTTATTATGTTAAAACATGGAGGGACGATTCATTACTATGACATCGGGCACGAGGATGAGTTGTTTGATGGCGCCATTGAGGCAATCCGAAATGCCGCGGCGCTTCACCGCAGGAACATTGAGATTCTTAATAGGAAAAAGGTGAAATCATATGCTCCCCGCCAATACTACATCTGCGTGGATGTTCGAGTATCTTAA
- the dph5 gene encoding diphthine synthase: MPITFVGIGLYDEADITLKGLEAIKNADLVLAEFYTSKLMGTTLDKMERLYGKKIHLLSRRDVEEGADDILSNVKNQNVVFLTGGDSMISTTHIDLRLRAMEQGIQTRVIHGPSIYSAVCGLTGLQNYRFGKSATIAFPYKRHVSEYPYDTIKVNKEHNLHTLLFLDIAERYMTINQAIELLFRIERRRKEDVLKGVAVGVARAGSESPVVKADYIEHLQKYDFGLPLHTLVIVGGLHFIEAEALIKLADAPNEIEKEIL; this comes from the coding sequence ATGCCTATAACATTTGTCGGTATAGGATTGTATGATGAAGCGGATATAACCCTAAAGGGCCTTGAAGCCATCAAGAACGCAGACCTCGTCCTGGCGGAGTTCTACACATCCAAACTGATGGGAACTACTCTGGACAAGATGGAGCGACTGTATGGGAAAAAGATACATCTTCTCAGCCGAAGAGATGTCGAGGAGGGCGCGGATGATATATTGTCCAATGTGAAAAATCAAAACGTGGTCTTCTTGACGGGCGGAGATTCGATGATATCTACCACTCATATAGACCTGAGGCTTAGAGCGATGGAGCAGGGAATCCAAACGCGAGTCATTCATGGACCGTCGATATATTCTGCAGTATGTGGACTGACAGGGCTACAAAATTATCGGTTCGGCAAATCAGCCACTATTGCGTTCCCGTACAAGAGGCACGTATCGGAATACCCTTACGATACGATTAAAGTCAATAAAGAACATAATTTACATACATTGTTATTCCTGGATATTGCGGAAAGATATATGACGATAAACCAGGCGATCGAACTGCTCTTCAGGATTGAAAGGCGCAGAAAAGAAGATGTCCTAAAAGGCGTTGCAGTAGGGGTTGCGAGGGCCGGCTCGGAAAGTCCAGTGGTTAAAGCGGATTACATAGAGCACCTGCAAAAATATGACTTTGGGCTCCCCCTCCATACCCTGGTGATTGTAGGGGGTTTGCATTTCATTGAAGCGGAAGCGCTCATAAAGCTTGCCGACGCACCTAACGAGATAGAGAAGGAGATATTATAG
- a CDS encoding ATP-binding protein, giving the protein MMARNSIGVVFGETGSLEFKFAVADSQAVKRSDYVKVWHESDGWVLAQIVSITKSSDAYSLNGAISATDGAKIYDTDEKIVAKANVIGSRDRQGLLRSPKTPFSPGDNVYEADKEMIGSVLGIGHDGAYIGLLEGCDVAVYLDVDKLVRTHCSILARTGSGKSYTTGVIIEELLEHDVPLLIIDPHGEYVSLKYLNSDRKQQSLMARFGINPRGYGSQVTVYTPASLTLNPDADKVFRLDEINLSAMDLAQMLPGDLTNTQMGVLYQAINKAKDKKELYTIDDIIGAIANSKSGAKWGVISALEALRETAILSSNPTTIDELIQKGSASVIDMKGVVPELQGIIVARLCMDLFEERKRGKIPPAMLIVEEAHRFCPERGYSKAASTDILRTIASEGRKFGLGLLVVSQRPARIDKNVLSQCNTQIIMKVTNPNDLRAIGKSIEGFSSELEEEVKRLPPGVALLVNNDIERPVLVDIRVRKSQHGSSESPGIIGATHRGSTCDTEKKSANDTFFRKVFGGENR; this is encoded by the coding sequence ATGATGGCCAGAAATTCGATTGGAGTGGTATTTGGAGAAACGGGCTCGCTTGAGTTCAAATTCGCCGTCGCAGACAGTCAGGCAGTAAAAAGGTCAGACTACGTGAAGGTATGGCATGAATCCGATGGATGGGTGCTTGCGCAGATAGTATCCATCACCAAATCCAGCGATGCATATTCTCTAAATGGTGCGATAAGCGCCACAGATGGTGCAAAAATCTATGACACGGATGAAAAGATAGTCGCAAAGGCGAACGTGATCGGGTCGAGGGATCGGCAGGGATTGCTTCGTTCCCCCAAAACGCCCTTCAGTCCAGGAGATAACGTGTACGAGGCGGACAAGGAGATGATAGGGTCGGTGCTTGGCATCGGACATGATGGTGCATATATTGGTTTGTTAGAAGGATGTGACGTGGCAGTCTATCTCGATGTAGACAAATTGGTGCGAACCCATTGCAGTATTTTAGCCAGGACCGGTAGCGGAAAGTCATATACCACGGGAGTCATAATTGAGGAGTTGTTAGAGCATGATGTGCCGCTTTTGATTATAGACCCACATGGTGAATATGTCTCCCTGAAATATTTGAACAGTGATAGGAAACAACAAAGTCTAATGGCAAGGTTTGGCATCAATCCACGAGGATATGGCTCACAGGTGACAGTATACACGCCTGCGAGTCTTACATTGAATCCAGATGCAGATAAAGTGTTTCGATTGGATGAAATTAACCTGAGCGCCATGGATTTGGCACAGATGCTTCCCGGCGATTTGACCAATACTCAAATGGGTGTCCTATATCAAGCCATCAATAAGGCGAAAGATAAAAAGGAGCTATACACAATCGACGACATTATAGGTGCAATCGCCAATAGCAAGAGTGGGGCAAAATGGGGCGTAATCAGTGCGCTGGAGGCGCTCCGTGAAACTGCTATACTATCAAGCAATCCTACGACGATAGATGAATTGATACAAAAAGGTTCTGCTTCGGTGATAGATATGAAGGGCGTGGTGCCAGAATTGCAGGGCATCATCGTAGCTCGTCTCTGTATGGACTTGTTTGAAGAGAGAAAAAGAGGCAAGATCCCGCCCGCCATGCTCATCGTTGAAGAGGCACACAGATTCTGTCCAGAAAGAGGGTATAGCAAAGCAGCATCAACTGACATTCTTCGGACGATAGCATCAGAGGGACGAAAATTCGGCCTGGGGTTGCTGGTAGTGTCTCAACGACCTGCACGGATCGATAAGAACGTCCTGTCTCAGTGTAACACGCAGATTATCATGAAGGTGACAAATCCCAATGACCTGCGGGCGATTGGCAAAAGTATCGAGGGATTTAGCTCTGAACTGGAGGAAGAAGTGAAGAGGTTGCCGCCGGGAGTGGCGCTGTTGGTCAACAATGACATCGAACGCCCGGTCCTCGTAGATATACGGGTCAGAAAAAGTCAACATGGCAGCAGTGAATCGCCTGGAATTATAGGCGCCACTCACAGAGGTTCAACCTGTGATACCGAGAAAAAGAGTGCCAATGATACCTTCTTCAGAAAGGTGTTCGGGGGCGAAAATAGATAA
- a CDS encoding DUF357 domain-containing protein: protein MAAELEEKVHRYKELLERALGDVEIKSPEHLQKVAEYYLTMARSYYEDGIHFQEKNDLVNALACFSYGHAWLDAGVRLEVFVVGNKALFTV, encoded by the coding sequence ATGGCGGCAGAACTCGAAGAAAAAGTGCATCGGTATAAGGAGTTATTGGAAAGGGCGCTGGGAGACGTTGAGATAAAATCACCGGAACACCTGCAAAAAGTTGCTGAGTATTATTTGACGATGGCGCGCTCATATTATGAAGATGGTATTCACTTCCAGGAAAAAAACGACTTGGTCAATGCACTGGCTTGTTTTAGTTATGGTCATGCATGGCTGGATGCAGGCGTAAGGCTAGAGGTATTTGTTGTAGGGAACAAGGCATTGTTCACGGTTTAG
- a CDS encoding carbohydrate kinase family protein: protein MDMGAMKTISIVGHTALDYIFDIPAFPSANSSACIKDYEQFYGGGAANTAAAIAKLGGDCELISPVGADFIDLNYETHLRNMGVKLGRLIRFEDEKTAKAYIFNDDEHNQITYFYWGASSRFPELEVPEVQMVHLATACPKFNVRMSQAADFVSFDPGQDLMKYSKEDLLSIFSRTNILFANRHEIQRICEMTDQSFSELRDDIKTIVVTYDVDGSKIYEDDAIDIPAVKASPVDPTGAGDGYKAGFLVGVLKDCDLEVCGKIGATAASFIVEKCGCQTNLPTWEQMRRRYVDAFGDEL, encoded by the coding sequence ATGGATATGGGCGCAATGAAAACGATTTCGATCGTTGGACACACGGCTTTGGATTATATTTTTGACATCCCTGCATTCCCATCTGCCAATTCATCTGCCTGCATCAAAGACTATGAACAATTTTACGGAGGAGGGGCGGCAAATACTGCCGCAGCCATTGCAAAATTGGGTGGAGACTGCGAGCTTATCTCTCCAGTTGGTGCGGACTTTATCGATTTGAATTACGAGACCCACCTACGGAATATGGGGGTGAAGCTGGGCCGTCTGATTAGATTTGAGGATGAGAAGACCGCCAAAGCTTATATTTTCAATGATGATGAACACAATCAAATCACATATTTTTATTGGGGCGCATCCAGTCGTTTTCCAGAGTTAGAGGTGCCTGAGGTTCAGATGGTGCATCTTGCCACTGCCTGCCCGAAATTCAACGTCAGAATGTCTCAAGCCGCTGATTTCGTTTCGTTTGACCCAGGGCAGGATTTAATGAAGTATTCAAAAGAGGACCTGTTGTCCATATTTAGCAGGACCAACATCTTATTTGCGAACAGGCATGAGATTCAGCGCATATGCGAAATGACAGACCAGTCGTTTTCAGAACTCAGAGATGATATCAAGACCATAGTGGTCACCTATGATGTAGATGGCAGCAAGATTTATGAAGACGATGCGATCGACATTCCTGCGGTAAAAGCGAGTCCAGTTGACCCGACGGGCGCTGGTGACGGCTATAAGGCGGGATTTTTGGTAGGGGTGTTGAAGGATTGTGATTTGGAGGTGTGCGGTAAAATTGGGGCGACGGCGGCATCGTTTATCGTAGAAAAGTGCGGGTGTCAAACCAATTTACCAACATGGGAGCAAATGCGCAGGCGATATGTGGATGCGTTCGGGGATGAATTATGA
- a CDS encoding TIGR00289 family protein, translating to MKLAALISGGKDSAFALYKTLQAGHNVTYLVTIRSENPHSYMYHTANIHLTELFAEAVDIPLITETTSGKKESELKDLERALRRIKVDGVVAGSIESEYQASRVGRVCESLGLEMYTPLWHMDPEMLLREMVEVMDIRIVHVAAHGLDEGWLGRKIDLSTIEELKRLKERYGIHIAGEGGEYETLVVDATFFAKSIELVKTERIWHGDYGALRILKAVLVEG from the coding sequence ATGAAACTGGCAGCACTCATCTCCGGGGGAAAGGACTCGGCTTTTGCCTTGTATAAGACACTACAAGCAGGACACAATGTGACCTATCTGGTGACGATCAGGTCTGAAAATCCGCACTCATACATGTATCACACGGCAAACATACATCTTACTGAACTATTCGCGGAAGCAGTCGATATTCCGCTCATAACGGAGACGACGTCCGGTAAAAAAGAGAGTGAATTGAAGGATTTAGAGCGAGCATTGCGCCGCATAAAAGTGGATGGAGTTGTGGCTGGGTCGATAGAATCCGAATATCAGGCATCGCGGGTTGGTCGTGTCTGCGAGTCGCTCGGTCTCGAGATGTACACGCCCCTGTGGCACATGGACCCTGAAATGCTTCTCAGGGAGATGGTCGAGGTAATGGATATACGAATTGTCCACGTAGCAGCGCATGGATTGGACGAAGGCTGGCTGGGCCGAAAAATAGACCTAAGCACGATAGAAGAGTTGAAGAGATTAAAAGAACGATATGGCATACACATAGCAGGAGAGGGCGGAGAATATGAGACGCTGGTGGTGGATGCAACGTTCTTTGCGAAGAGCATCGAGTTGGTCAAAACCGAGCGGATATGGCATGGTGATTATGGGGCTCTGCGAATTCTGAAGGCAGTGCTGGTGGAGGGTTGA
- a CDS encoding DUF2070 family protein translates to MVKEMDERTADLAKYLFEVPKWTRSLPFLLVFSIIVGMGTLRPGYGWLEGATAGLILIGIPSVISALITAPMARWFGGAMTLNRSSFLSLVGAIIIGVFSGAGALFSVLFNFPVTFSAYVMALGVVFATRMLILLAVSNNSVGKMIIPASLQTLLGGTFLLLYTQRPEYYINLTAGGIIFVFACHLFVRYVDAPIKKSFGVSGLDFIKSYISHATDGSSEMEEFFKKIGEAVDIPVTALNFRTDTKNKAMFVIPMVHPGPMGEIGGGNLPARVAESFDGLVFVPHGTAYHDFNLVSASEILKIISATERALSRMKYVKYGTKSTRKKRNDTCILGQRFGDSVLLTVTHSPVPADDIEFAVGLTAMAEARVKGAMYAALIDAHNCGYGSSKVITPGSRTSYDIIKASSDATEELLSHQSGEIRVGVSKRDAMYSREDGMGPLGIRVAVIEVFGQRTAYVLIDGNNMVMGLREAIIETLPVDEAEVMTTDSHVVNITSSRNFIGMKIDHDELIDIVREIVNEAVVDLEPVEVGMTTEFAEDVIIFGSYRTAQLASTINAIMAMGGAFAISIILLALALAVVVFTMTG, encoded by the coding sequence ATGGTAAAGGAAATGGATGAGCGAACTGCCGATCTTGCCAAGTACCTTTTTGAGGTGCCAAAGTGGACGCGCTCTCTTCCTTTTTTGCTGGTCTTTTCGATAATAGTGGGAATGGGTACCCTAAGGCCTGGTTATGGTTGGCTTGAGGGTGCCACCGCAGGTTTAATTTTAATAGGAATTCCTTCCGTGATATCTGCCCTGATAACTGCCCCGATGGCACGATGGTTTGGCGGGGCTATGACGCTCAACAGGTCTTCATTCCTATCTCTGGTGGGAGCCATCATTATCGGTGTTTTTTCTGGCGCCGGTGCACTTTTTTCGGTGTTGTTTAACTTTCCCGTGACGTTCAGCGCATATGTAATGGCGCTGGGCGTTGTTTTTGCGACTAGGATGTTAATACTGCTCGCGGTTTCAAATAACAGTGTTGGAAAAATGATCATTCCTGCTTCACTTCAAACCCTTTTGGGAGGAACATTTCTTTTGCTCTATACCCAACGTCCAGAATATTATATAAATCTAACAGCAGGGGGCATCATATTCGTCTTCGCATGCCATCTATTCGTACGATATGTCGATGCCCCAATAAAAAAGTCATTTGGTGTGAGTGGGCTTGATTTCATCAAGAGTTATATCTCCCATGCGACTGATGGCTCCTCTGAGATGGAGGAATTCTTCAAAAAGATAGGGGAGGCGGTAGACATTCCCGTCACTGCCCTGAATTTTAGAACGGACACTAAAAACAAAGCGATGTTCGTAATACCGATGGTTCACCCTGGACCGATGGGAGAGATCGGAGGGGGGAACTTGCCAGCGAGGGTGGCAGAAAGTTTTGACGGGCTGGTTTTTGTCCCACACGGCACGGCATATCATGATTTTAATCTGGTTTCTGCCAGCGAGATACTCAAAATCATATCTGCCACAGAGAGGGCGCTAAGTCGTATGAAATACGTAAAATATGGGACCAAGTCGACCCGTAAAAAAAGAAATGACACGTGTATTCTGGGTCAACGATTTGGGGACTCCGTACTGCTGACGGTGACGCATTCGCCAGTACCTGCGGATGATATCGAGTTCGCAGTCGGGCTAACTGCCATGGCAGAGGCACGCGTTAAAGGAGCTATGTATGCTGCGCTCATAGATGCACATAACTGCGGTTATGGGAGTTCTAAGGTGATAACGCCGGGAAGCCGAACTTCTTATGATATCATCAAAGCCTCATCGGATGCGACAGAAGAGTTGCTGTCTCACCAGAGCGGCGAGATCAGGGTTGGAGTATCCAAGAGGGACGCGATGTACTCGCGGGAAGATGGAATGGGACCTCTCGGCATCAGGGTTGCCGTTATTGAAGTTTTTGGACAGCGTACCGCATACGTACTGATTGATGGAAATAACATGGTCATGGGCTTGAGAGAGGCAATCATCGAGACGCTGCCCGTTGACGAGGCAGAGGTGATGACCACCGACTCCCATGTCGTGAACATCACATCCAGCCGAAATTTTATCGGTATGAAAATAGACCACGATGAATTGATCGACATAGTCCGAGAGATTGTCAATGAGGCAGTGGTGGATTTAGAGCCTGTAGAGGTTGGAATGACTACCGAATTTGCAGAGGATGTCATAATTTTCGGCTCATATAGGACCGCACAACTGGCGAGCACGATCAACGCAATAATGGCAATGGGCGGAGCATTTGCTATCTCGATTATACTCTTAGCGCTTGCCCTCGCCGTGGTCGTGTTTACGATGACGGGGTGA